From Gossypium raimondii isolate GPD5lz chromosome 11, ASM2569854v1, whole genome shotgun sequence:
GAGAACCTGCACCACGAAATGTCCGCACATCTGTCAAAGTTTCAAATGTGAGTTCTATCTTTTTTTGTGTCTAATAATCCTTTCTCACCATTGTACCACTCGTAGAAAGTAAGAACATAGAATAGTCGACTCAGTGTAGTGCCTTCTCAGTACTCTTGGGATGCATTATtccaactcttcatttttcttgaggTACTTGTGTCCAATATACATATCACTATAGTAATCCTTCACAAAACTGATCGTCTGCTTTTAATTCTTGTTAGATTGGGAATACACACATGCTTTACATAAATTTGGTATTGAACCATAACTTTTACGTCaagcaaataaatttttttctctccaATTTGCACGATTTCCTTCAGGCCAGTTCTATTATAGGCTTATCCTACCTGCAAACATCATTCCATTGGTcctagggttttgtttttgtatattGATTTTGAAGTTTCACCAGTCATGTAACTGTTATTTCGTATTTGTTATAGCCTGCAGGAGGTCAGACAAGTATCCTATTCACGGACGAACCAATTGTCAAGGTGACAAAGAAGATACATAACCAAAAGTTTCAAGAGCTGACCGGTAATGGTATCTTCAAGGGAGATGTCCCACCAGGTTCTGTGGAAAAACCACTTAGCCGAGCTAAACTGCGAGAAATGAGCGGCAATGACATCTTTTCTGATGGGAAGGCAGAATCTCGCGACTCTTTGGGTGGTGTACGTAAGCCTCCCGGTGGTGAGAGCAGCATTGCCTTGGTTTAACTTGATATTAAGCTGCCTGTATAACTATAGTGTCATTTGCTGTACATCCCAGTTTGGGGTGCTATGTTTTGACTATGAGGTGTTCTCAGTGTTGGATGACAATCGAATATAGGTATTCGAGTGGTGTATGTTAGTTGTGGCTTGTGATTATGCTGTTTTGGTGTAACATTTAGATCGAGACTCTAGGCAATTAGGATCGGCTAATTGAGTGATTTCAGCAATTTCCAGTGTTAGTGTTTGTTCTGGTCTCCAGACCAACTTTCTTTGTTTCTGTGGAATAAACAAGGCCCTTGGTGAGAGCATGCACCAAAGTGTTAAATGCCAAAAATTAGCCTTCTTATGGATACAGAGTATCTGCGGCCTGCGCAGTCCCGTGGAGCAATTAAATcctgtatttttaaaatcagaGTAAATTGGTAATATTCTCAGCAGTTTTTAAAGTCgagtaaattgataaaatcATTGACAAAAATCCAAGTAAATGGGTAAAACcgttaacaatttttaaaatggaCGTAAATGGGTAccgaataaattttattaatcctTGTACCTTTGATAATGCCGCTCTAAAAGACCAAAAGTGCACATGCAGGAGGCAGGGGCTGGAAGGCACATAATTATGAACCCCATTTTCAACGGAAAGAAGGGTAAAGCTTGCGCAAATGCACTGCCTGCATGTGCTGTTGACCATTCATGTCCTCAAATGCTTTGTTACCCCAAACGGGACCTCCCCATGAATATATTTTAGATCTATGCTCCGATGTGTCAAATAAGGGTCTTTTAcgttaataatacaaataaataattataaaaatacggTGGAAAACATATTATTTATGAGAATGTGTTATTTTGAACAATAAAAGACGGTCTCGTCAATGTGTTATATAACAcctataaaataacattttaataaaattaatttaaaataatattttaattcaaaaagggtgatattttaattcaaaaaggGTGACGCTAAAATGTCAACCAGCACccttttcacatttattttttaattttatacattttaattttatgactttatattttatagttttcataatttaatttttatttcataaaaatggtTGAGTTGtgttgtttttataattttaatattttataaatataaaattttgaatatttaaaataatgaccAAGTAgataatttttggtaaaattgacATAAAAACATGAAGGTAATCTACCTAAATAGCCATTTAAGGTTTTAGTGAGTTCTGATTTAGTTATCAATTTAAGTAAATTTCTAATTCTAGTCACTCCActattaaaatgtatttggtCAACAAATAGAATGTTGATATAGcatttttattggtataataataaatttagccctaatattttacatattctatcTAATTGATTCTATTTCTAAAAAGTTTAATACGTTTCACtctcaaaatttacacattATCAACTCGatcattattataaatattaaagaatttataattataaaatatttaaaaattaaatttataaaattaaaacagcTCTACcgtttttatgaaataaaattaaattatgaaggcaataaaatataaaattatgaaatagaaatatataattaaaaagaaagtaaagatgGGTGAAAAGGGCGCCATTGACATTTTGGCGTACccttttaaactaaaatatatttttactattcatttaattttattaaaatattatttctataagTGGTGTCATTTTATTGGCGACATCATCTTTTACTATTCAAAACTATTCATCCTCGTAAATAATTTGCTTTCCactctattttaataattatttcttttattagtGTAAAAAACCCGTCAAATAACATTCGTAGTCACATAATGTGTGCGTGTGTAGTGTAAGCTTGTTTCTATCACATGTTGGAGTACTAACTTTCTAATTTTCTGGTATTAAAAAACATTCATATCAACTTTgggtatatttatttttaaattttttttggtataataaaaatatcatcatgATATATTGAcgttataaataatttattaactctAAAGGCTAAAAATAGGGGAAAAGtacattttgaaaaataattttcaaattctctttcttgaaataacaaaaaatgtttgaataataaaaatattaagaaatagTTGTATAGAGTTTTACCGAGTATCACTAACAATGGAGCTTCAAATCATGGGCAAACAATGATTGAATCCGAAATTGAACTCAAACAAATCGAAAAATACCTGTAAACGAActcaatcattttattttgaatgttctATCATGGAAGCAAGCAATGCTTTAGATAATGAAAACGATGAAAAACCAAGCATAAATTATTAAGTCATAGCGGATAAGGCAAACTAGACATTCATACAGAGGAACTTAATACCGAAGACGGTTCATGCATCTCCAGCTCCGATCAAGGCAAGAAGAAACTTCTCATAGTCACCCGAAGTATCTTTAGCAATTGCTTGTTCGAGAGGGATGCTGTTTCTTCGTTGATATGCCTCCTTAATACGTACCATGTCGACCTCTGCACGAGTTGTGACGACTCGGGTAAGAGCCCATTCATCGGATCCCAACTTATTGATGGCTTGACGTAGAACCTTCTCGAAATATTGCTCTGGGGTGGTGAAGCACTTGATCACAGCTCTTAGTAATTTGAGGAATTCATCACTGGGATCAGCCTTCAAATCCTGCAAACCCGTATTTCATCATTACTTTGATTCGAACATAGTAAAAGGATTTACATATTTCGTCGAGAAAAATGACCATCGTTTATTGTTTATCATCTACCTTGTTGATAGCATTGCCGAATGAGGTATTGTAATGGTTGAGAGTTGCATTGAGCTGTGCCTTACTCCTTGTTGATACAATCCTAATCACCTCCTCATCGGTATAATGCTTGTCCGAGATTTTATCATGAAGTATCTTAGCCTCAGATTTTGCCAATGTCATGTTCACCTCCTCTCCCTCATATCGGAATGCACTAACAAGAGGGACCAAAAGCTGCACCAAGCAAGTGAAATAAAACACTTTATAAATCTTATGTAGGCATTCAACTCGAGAACAATAAAAGCATGGCAAAGAAAGTCAAGCCGGAACCTTGCGGTACTCTCCGGTAGTGTGGTGAGCAACATCTTCTTCAAGGGATTTCTTATAACGAGCATGATACGCCTTTTTCACATTGAGTAGTTCATGCGAAGACCTACTGCAAGCTATCTCCATGAGAATCCAATTGCTTGATGTGAACTTCTTTGTAGCTTCATTAGCCAGATGAGCATCTCGCTCTGCAGGGTCCAACGTAAAAAGCAGCACAGCCCGCTGTAGAATGTCAAAGCAGAACAAAAATCTCAAGAAGTTAAAGAAAACGTAATATTCGAaactattacaaaaaaaaatccaatgcCAGACATCAAAATGTATGTGGAAATTTGACCTCGAAATCACTTGTAAGTTCCTTCTCCAAACACTTGAGAAGATCTTCCCCATAAGCTTCACCATAAACTTTCCGAATTGAATTGCGCTGTGCTGCATTCCTGTGAGCCAATATGTCGATAATCAATTGCTCGTTCGTACCCCAGCCTGCCAAAGAATATCGGAGACAGTTCATCGTCATAGCTTGTTCTTTCAGCAATTAAAACAAACAGTAACAGGGAGTATCTGTTGATTGTATGATACAATATCTATTACTCCAAAATAGCACAAATTAAACTACTATTTCATTACCCCATCAAATGTAGATTGAGAAAAAGATGACGGTCCTTCAATATAAGCAATTAAGCATACAAATAGCAGATAACATTCACTTGATCTACAAATTATAAGGGCAAACTCTGATGTCCAGAGACATATAACCAAAGTAATCTTGATCTTCCATTTAAAAAATGCAGATCAGATGGTGATCCAACACTGACAGATCAGATCTGGAATCCATTTCCAGATGAACAACTTCAAGAAAGCCTTTATGAACGATTTTCAAAGATCATAGCGAAGGAGATGATGACAAAATATGAAACCACCCAAGAAAAAAAAGCAGATcaatcaaaatacataaaaaaaaaaacccataattCAATACAATGCTATACCATCAAACATCAACTCAAACAAGTCAAGAACAAAACATGGAAAGATAGATGAATGATTCAACTTAGTAAGTATAGAGCTAAAGAATAAAAGGACCTTCAAAAGCTTTCCGAAGTTGCTCAGCATCCTCAGAAGGAGAAGGAACGTGAACTGGAACTTTGAGGGTTGCCATTGAAACTTTCTTTGGTTTGTTTTCAGTGATTGTGGAAAATGTCTATAGCCTTAAAACGCTTTATAGTACATTAAAAGCAATCAAATtccttcctcttttttttttttttttgtattttctaaattttgttattaactttcctTTTCTTCCGCACGTTGaaagtatattattattattttctaatcaTATCAGTTTCTTTTAAagataatttctaaaattaaatataatcttTTCTAAACATActcaaatttatgttttttatactaataacaataattgtatcaattgagttaaaatttaattaataaaagtaatactattattataattatacgGTAACTAGGCATTCACATGAGAATTTCCGCccatattttcacataattatTGAATAAGGACAGaacagtgaatcttatctttGTTGATAATGTAATATAAGTCGGGATTTTAATACTGtttcacatttcaaatatttgattttggtaTAGCGAAGTacatttacttaaaatttgaattaaattaagtttaaattccaataatattatattgaacagagtagttataaattttaataattaattttataaacaataaaatggaCAGGTGTCCGTATATTTCATGAACTGAATTTTTCAccaacttttaattatttaaaatataaaaaatagttcactttaaattaatagaaataattataaaatattatatgaaaatatttttaaattgttttttataaaactaatgAGCTAAACCGATAAGAACAGTGGAAAAACATGACCACCTTTTACATTTATTCATAATCtatttgtgtatttatattatttatattaatattaagaGTTTGACTGAATtggtattattaattaattatagatatagtaaatttttacttttaattttataaaaaattattttagtattttatttaattttttgtctcTTTAAATTCTTGAACTTATACTTTCTTTAAATCACCTGcaatagatgaaaaattaatgtttgttaatattgttaatgtggcatatatattgattatcaTGTAGATGACATTCgaatttaattaacttttaaaattataaaaatattttatatatttaaaaattttaaaattaattaaatacgaATGTGTCATCCATGTGATAATGCACACATATCCAACATTATTAAAAAACGTTAACTTTATAGATTGAccaatgaaattttaataatcagATTCGGTTCACACTTTACATTATATAAAgcatatatgaaatatttatagatttatttttatttaagtctctATGGTCCTcctcaaaactattttaatttgactCCAAATACGTTGCAATCATTGACCTCATTGCTTCTTAATTATAATCATAGCTAATTgggatatatattatttgttttatacatatttttaatattaattaatatggaaaaaaacaattcaaatttatcataaacTTCAacataaatgatgaaattattagataaacaaatttaatgaaatggAATTAGACCTATCTATGGTCGGGTCATTCGGTTCGGCCCAAAGACCCTCCTGAAAAGTGAGTGAGAgggtttagataaaaatataaacctgAAAAGTGGAATTAGGTAAAAAATAAGACTCGTTAAAAAACTGGTCGGATCtcaaataagatttttttggcCCAAGCCTGGGTCAACCCGAATATgcaaaaaaatgtatttatttttttatttttttaatgttttgtttttattttcttattattattgcttagatattgtataactcttattttattgttaattttgctattattttaaagacatttacttgttaagttgcacctatatgttatttaagtatatatatatttttaatttatttttaatttgttgagaaatgtttatttttaatttaatgattttagtaattttggtgtattatatattttttaaaaataatataacatgaGTGAGCcaggcctaaaattttgattggccCGGCCGGGCCATCTACGCCTCTAGTTTACTTCAAAAACAATGAACTTCTCAAATGGAATGCGGTGGTCAatcttcaaatttgaaattgacCAGCTTGGCTCCACTTGATTAGCCGGGTTAAACCGAAGAAGCCGAAAGGAAACAATTTAGTTTACTTCAGTGAAGAGCCGAAGATTCGCAAGAGTTACcgctactttttctttttcctgacGGGGTAAAAATTAGAATCATTCTCTGATCTCATCTCAGTCATCCGCCAACAAAACCATCAGACAAGCAAGGATCGACGTTGAACAAGAAATCTCCCATCTAGCTTATTCGTGAAGGTCGCCAATAATGGTGGCGACAAAGCCCAACGCTTCTACTCCTATTACAGGCAAAATGAGTCCGCGCATTTGGTTTTACTCCATTTTGCTCAGTCTTCAATACGGAGCGCAGCCACTTATCTCCAAGCGCTTCACCAGGTAACcatttttccttcaaaaaattttgatttatttaattatttgctttttaatttggattgtaATTGATCACCTGCTggattttatagaaaataatttttgagtGATCTTTtcgaaattttgatttgaattatgGGGTAATGTAGTAGTTGGAACCGTTTTTGTAATATCTTAGTTTATCATGATCTTTTGGCTAAGTTTAATATTCATTCATTTTCctggtttttgttttattttgttctttttaagaTTGGCAACTTAGTTAGAGATATTGACGTTTGAATTGGTCTCTAGAGAGCTTATTCCTTCCTTGAACTTGAAGCATCATCTTGGTTTGCCCATGCATTTGATGCGATTAGTAGCGGGAAATCTTCATTGGCATCAACTGCTTAAATGTACCCTTGTCGGCTTATATCTTAATGCTATCTTTTAAAGTATTCAATGCTAGGATGTAAATTCAGTTTAATAATGATGGTGAATATCCCAGCTCTTGCACAGTGCACACATGTATGCTTTGACTTTTCATTTTTCGTTAGTACCCATATCCGTCAACAATCTAGATGATATAGAGCTATGAGTCTCTAAGAACCcttcaaatacatggaaattctgaaaaaaattgaacttgtCCGTGTTGAGCTCATACCCGTGTCTGATTTTTATACTTGAATCCAGGTAGCAGAGCATGTATATGGATCATAAACAACATCTGACTTCTTTGTTTACATACTTGCTGGAGTCTATTtgaacaaattttcttttccaagtttttaactcatttttttaattattattatacagaCGGGAAGTAATTGTAACGTCGTCAGTCTTGATATGTGAAATAGCAAAGGTAATCTTACATGTAATTTATACTTTTGGTTCTTTTAGCTTTTAAACATTTGAGTTTATGAGATCATTTACTTTTGAATATGTTTACTAGGTTTTATGTGCTATAATTCTCATGGCGAAAGATGGTAGCATAAAGAGACTGGCGAAGGAATGGACTTTGATGGGTTCACTTACTGCATCGGGTCTTCCTGCTGCAATTTATGCACTTCAAAATAGCTTGTTGCAAATATCTTACAGGAACCTGGATTCGCTTACTTTCTCAATGCTGAACcagacaaaaatatttttcactgCCTTATTTACATATATCATACTGAGGTATCTTCTCCAAGGGGTCCTTTATCTATCATTTATCTTCTTTAGTACTGATCTACTGGTTCCGATTAAAGCTAGAGACTAGGTTGATGTTTGTGTATATTACCCATTACTGCTCACCAATATGCTAGTCTCCTTTTGAGTTTTCAAATGACTTTTTCTTGCAGTATGTTTTACGAATGTGGTTGTTTTTTCTTTGCAAAATGGTATTATTTCAACCAAAAGcattatggttttttttttttttttttttagttttttggcTTAATTTGTTGTGTGTCTATGCAGGCAAAGGCAGTCAATTCAACAAACTGGGGCTCTGTTTTTGTTGATCATGGCAGCTGTTCTTCTAAGTATCGGTGAAGGTTCTAGCAAAGCTTCTAGCACTGGTGATCCTGAGCAAATTCTATTTTACGGAATAGTACCTGTTTTAGTTGCTTCTGTACTTTCTGGTCTGGCTTCTGCATTATGTCAATGGGCTTCTCAGGTGAGAAACGGcctattttcctttttacctatttttaataaacaaattatcTATGCTTGCCTATTTCTTaactttcattaaaaatttctttattaCAGGTCAAGAAGCACTCATCATACTTGATGACTGTAGAAATGTCTATTGTTGGAAGTTTGTGCTTACTGGCTAGTACCTCTAAGTCTCCAGATGGAGAATCTATCAGACGCCATGGATTCTTTTATGGTTGGACTCCACTAACTTTGGTAATAATCGttctttttctgaaaaattctctggAGAACATAGGGGATGCTCTTGGGTTTACATAAGCAGGGAAACTATAGTATAAGACTGGGTAGGGAGCCTGCAGGGAGCTTTGCAAGCTAAGGCTACCTAACTTCTCTCTAAAGGATGTGCATTAAGTTTATTTCTGCAatactttttttgtttaaactGCTATGGTACATGCATACTAAAGTTTTAACAcatctttcttcctttttcagATTCCGGTTGTAGCCAATGCTGTCGGTGGGATTCTTGTTGGCCTTGTCACCAGCCTTGCAGGTGGCGTGAGAAAGGTAGGCCTAACTACATAGAACTAATACGGTGACTACTTAGGACGGAGCATTGAAGAGTGGAGTGGTGATTAAATGGGTGCTTGTCGACATGGAGGCTATTGAATTGCATGTGTTAATCAAGTAAACAAAATATCAAATCTAAAGTCATCAGACCTGCAGATTtcgaaataatatttttgagggATCATTAAAGAGAAGAGTGATGTTTGCtttattgtttgaatttattttctataccGCATTTTGTTTTCTCAAGGGTACTTACGTCAgcaaaattttctcaaatgcGATCAGGGGTTTGTCATTGTTTCAGCACTTCTTGTAACAGCGATGCTGCAGTTCCTGTTTGAAGGAAAACCTCCATCAGTATATTGTCTCGTGGCTCTTCCACTTGTCATTAGTAGCATTTCAATATACCAGAAATATCCGTACAAAGTCAAAAAGAAGGAAGCCTAATAACACCTGTAGGCAGGTAAGGGAATTTCTCATAGTGACCCCAATTATTATAGTTTACATTTGTTTTTCCCAAGTTCTACAGGGAGGGTTTACAGGAATTTTAAATGTATGCAAATGAAGAAGGCATTTTATACCTGCTTGAATTTGGGAAGTTAAAGAAAACCCAAGGCTTTGATGCAATTCTTACCTTTTGGAGCAGTATAAAGTtgtatgaattatgaattgaataatcATGTATGTGATTGTGAAGTAATTGAGAAGATCTATAGAATTCTTTTtaatgagaagaaaatacatagtTATGGATGGTGGTGGCTTCACTTAACTAAGCATTTCTTCGCATCTAGTtagattctaaaaaaaatatcatgatCCTCTCTCTTTTTTGTCATTATAGAGGTAATGAAGGCCTTAATTGACTGCCATTAAGAATTATAACATAT
This genomic window contains:
- the LOC105802278 gene encoding annexin Gh1, with protein sequence MATLKVPVHVPSPSEDAEQLRKAFEGWGTNEQLIIDILAHRNAAQRNSIRKVYGEAYGEDLLKCLEKELTSDFERAVLLFTLDPAERDAHLANEATKKFTSSNWILMEIACSRSSHELLNVKKAYHARYKKSLEEDVAHHTTGEYRKLLVPLVSAFRYEGEEVNMTLAKSEAKILHDKISDKHYTDEEVIRIVSTRSKAQLNATLNHYNTSFGNAINKDLKADPSDEFLKLLRAVIKCFTTPEQYFEKVLRQAINKLGSDEWALTRVVTTRAEVDMVRIKEAYQRRNSIPLEQAIAKDTSGDYEKFLLALIGAGDA
- the LOC105802277 gene encoding UDP-N-acetylglucosamine transporter ROCK1; translated protein: MVATKPNASTPITGKMSPRIWFYSILLSLQYGAQPLISKRFTRREVIVTSSVLICEIAKVLCAIILMAKDGSIKRLAKEWTLMGSLTASGLPAAIYALQNSLLQISYRNLDSLTFSMLNQTKIFFTALFTYIILRQRQSIQQTGALFLLIMAAVLLSIGEGSSKASSTGDPEQILFYGIVPVLVASVLSGLASALCQWASQVKKHSSYLMTVEMSIVGSLCLLASTSKSPDGESIRRHGFFYGWTPLTLIPVVANAVGGILVGLVTSLAGGVRKGFVIVSALLVTAMLQFLFEGKPPSVYCLVALPLVISSISIYQKYPYKVKKKEA